A region of the Festucalex cinctus isolate MCC-2025b chromosome 8, RoL_Fcin_1.0, whole genome shotgun sequence genome:
ttatggattCACTAGAGAGCTCCTTGAGTCTTTCTTCTAACTGAGAGGAACCAGAAGCATGTTCTCTGTGTCCTACTTCAAAGTGACTTAAGAGTTCTGTGCTTCGCGGTTCTGAGTCCTCTCGGTTGGTGCTGGTTCTTCTCATGACTTCAGGGGAATGTCGGCGCCAGTAGTCATCTCGTCGCATATCTGGACTGTGAGCTCCTATACGAGTTGGAAGACCAATAGGAGGCTCTGTGGGGGTCGGTAGCAGAGGGCCAGTGTGACGAACAGGTCTTTCCTCATCTGAAAACCTATCAAAGCGGTAACGTTCAGAGCCACCAAAAGGTTGACTCTGATCTCTGATTGCTCTATTCTCCTGAAGAAGAGCTATGTGCTCATTCAAAGCTCCTCGATTTGGTGGTGAGTGTAGCCTGGGAACCCCAAACTTGTCTCTATTTTCCTGAAAAGGAAGAAGAGCTATGTGCTCATTCAAAGCTCCTCGATGGGGTGGCGAGTGTAACCTGGGAACCACAAACTTGTCTCTATTGTCctggagaggaagaggagcTATGTGCTCATTCAAAGCGCCTCGATGTGGTGGTGAGTGTAACCTGGGAACTACAAACTTGTCTCTATTTTCCTgtagaggaggaggagctatgCGCTCATTCAAAGCTCCTCGATGTGGTGGTGAGTGTAGCCTGGGAACCACAAACTTATGTGGATTGATGTGCTGTCTGCTAATCTCCACATTAGAAGGTCGGCCTCTTGACTCATCATACTGGCTAGGTGGAAGACGGTAAGATCTCCCGGGGCtgtctttgaaaatattctgaggATGATTTTGATTTTGGTCCACATGTGTGAATGGGCGATTATCTTTACTATACTGCTCCCTAGAGTCACGATTTTGGTCTATCGCTTGAGGTTGGATTTGAATTGGAGGTTGAATTGTATGGTCACCATACTGAGATGGTAGGGGGACCCTTGGCCCTGAGAAGTGGGACGGAGGAGGAAGCCTGTTATCAAAATGTCCCGGTGGTGGTCCTGTAAACTGTGGAGGAGGACCTCTGTTTCCAGGAAAATTAAATGGTGGAGGTGGACCGGTAAATCGTGGAGGAGGCAGCTGATTCTGTCCATCAAATGTAGGTGGTAGGGGAAAACCTGGAGGTGGGCCTTGTTGGCTACTATGCTGAGGGGGAATAATAGGATCGAAAATTTGAGGTGTAGGACCTCTCTGGCCAATTGGAGGGTAAAGTGGTGGTGGTCCTCTGGGTGGGATGAGGTTCGGAGGTGGCGGTCTTGAGAGTGGCTGCTGCTGTGGTGGAGGTGGTGGTAGTTGGGTGCGTGGCCATTGGTTTTGATAGGGGGGGAATGGAGTTGGAGGAAGGCCAAATGGACGGGTGTTGTCAGCTTGTATTGGAGGACCAAGTACTGAGGGAGGAGGACCATGGATAGCTGGCGGGAATCCTTGCATAGACTGTGGAGCAGACATTGAAGAAATGCCTTGAATGGGGGGTGGAACTGATATCGGTGGAGGCCTCATCATGGGACTCTGACCGTGCATTGGTTGTGGTGGGAGAAAATTAGATTGTGGGGGGATGTCATTTGGTGGTCTATAGTCAATGTCAAAGTCTAATTTTGCCATGTGATGTCGCGAATGATGAGAATGAGTGTCACCGAGAACTGGGATTGTGGAAGTAATTATTGAGGAGTTTGGTGGCTCATTGTAGGAGCTACAAATTGCTGAGTCTTGGCTATTGTCATCATATTCTGAATCCTTACTACTTTTTAAAACACTTGTATTTGACCAAACACTGTATTTGTCTTTCTCTATTTCAGCCTGGATCGCCTCAGCTTGCTCTTCTCTCATTTTGTTCACTTCTTTTTCTTCAATAAAGTCATACTCCAGATCAGGATCCAAAGACTCTCCTAATAAAGGAATTGAAACTTCTTCCTTTTCAGTCTCCATAAAAGGCAGCGTCTCAGATTTCTCTTCCTCCATGGGTAACGGCCTCTCTGGTTCTTGTGAGGAGTCCGGAACGTGACCAACGGAAGGCAACTGCGGCTCGTGAATTGACTGCTGCGGTGGTGAAGAGCCATCGGATTCGGATGACATCTCCTCTTTATCGAGCGGTTCATCTGTTGTTTCTGTTGTGCTACTTGCCACCGGGCAAGATTCTCGGCTCTGTCGAGGATCTCTCCTCTGGTTGATGGTGGGTGTAGACGATGAAGATTTCACAAGCTCTTCCACTTTTCTACCAAGCTGCAGTAACTGACTACTGCCCAAAAGGTTTGGAGGAGTCTGTGAAGCCCCAGTTGAGGGAGTGGATGGCATACACTCACCttcttgtttttggaatgtCTGATTTGCTTTCTGTTTAAGGCTAGCTAGGATTTTTTCTGAATCTGTTATATCTTCACATGAAGACTTTCCAGTTTCATCTAATGCAGTAGCTTTGACTTCATCAAATATCGAGTCATCTTCAGGGTCATACGCAATATCATCACCTTCATCTGGTACCACCTCAGGCTTATTTACTACCTCAACCGGTTTATTAGGCACACTGTAACCCATACTTGGGACATACTCTTCCTCTGGGTCATATGGTCTgtcatcttcatcctcctctATCTGCTTCTCTTTTGAAATCTGCGCAAATTGCTGCACAATAGGATCGAGCATTGTAGAGTGTGGGATGGAAGATTCCGCACCCTGATCAGATGGCGAGTTGGAAGCTTCAGAGTCATGCTTCTTCTTCCCAAAAAGAGTGTTGAGGATGGTCTGAAGAGGAGTGGCAGTTGCTGCTGCGGCGGCAGGGACAGAGCTGGATGAGGATTCCACATCTGTGATGGAGGACGTGGCAGGTGCTTTAACAGATGCCAGAAGAGAAACGGCAGATGAGGTGGTCACAGCAACATTTGGTGTCCCAGAGGAGCTGGCAGGAGGAGATCCTGGAGGAGTAGTACTAAAAGGAATTTCCAAACTTTGGCGTGTGCTTCGCTCCACTTTGACTGAGAGAGGTGGCTTTGGAAGGCCACCAGTGTCATCAATATCTTTAATTTGCATCTTAGATCGTTTCTCTTCAGGTTCCAATGAAACACCAGGACGCTTTCGATCTTTCTGGCAGATCAATAGCCCTAGTAGAAGGTTTGGCCGGGCTGGCTCAAGCCCTGCAAAAATAATTAACAAGCGTGTTAACAAATATGATTGCCCTCCAGTCTCCAAAACAGCAAGAGGTGCATGACATAATCCATATTTCTTTgcacaaattaaaatgtttttttgtatgtatgctttgcaggggtaCTCAAATACACATATTAAAATTGTTTGTGGCCAGAGATAATTGTTTCAGTGAGACAAAGGTCTATTAGTTGAGGTCTCTCGGGCAACATGCAATTGCAACAATTATAAGTTATATGAAGTCAGTCGTTCCATTGCGTTCATAATATTTGTATGAATCATGTCAACATGTTGAGACACATAAACAAGACTCCAATTCAGCCTCTCTGTAAAAGCATACCTGGTCCATCAAATGGCAAGAGTTTGGATGGCAATGGGTCCTTTGAACTCAAAGGGATTAGATAGAGGTCCTTGATCCGCCGGGTGCTATTAGCTACCACACCAAATCTCTTCCTGCTGCTGAAGTAGCAGAAGAGAGACACATAAGAtacttcctcttcctctgttGCTGGCTGGAATCGGATCAGACACAGCTCCTGTGGTCAAGAGTGAAAAGGTCAATCTaatgaactaaaaaaataatattgctaCAATTAAACATTTACACAAAACAACCTTGGATAACGAGGTTTTCAACTTCCCGACATAGTCCCACACTGTGTTTGGAGAGATGCGTCCTCCGACATGAATGGTGTCAGGTAAATCCTGTGTAATATTGGCAAACAATAAGAGTTGCAATTTTCAAAacttaaaacacacacatgcacacgtgcGTAACTTTACTTACCTCTTTGAGGTACTCAAAAGAGCCTGAAACCAGGTAAGCTTTAGTTACAAACTTGGCCACAGACTGCATGTTGATGAACCCTTTCCAAATTCTCTCTTGACCATGGAGGAAGATTGCAGTCTCCCCTTCAGGAGGAGGTTCAGAAGTActggaaaaataaaagaaatgccaTGTTAGTTTAAAATGACAAACCCACATTTTCTGAGATACTAAATTATCAATCAGGCTACAAAATATTGATATGTTTGAGTTACATTCACATATAAAACAAGTTagttaaattaattaatcagaAATATCTTTTAATTAGACTAAGTACCTTGTTTTAGATGGTTTGGACAAAGCCAATGATGGTGGAGGAGCAGGGGGCATAGGAAGGGGTGCCTTGGCGCCAACATCCAAAGGAGCAATGATAGGTAACTCTATCATGGCATTTATGGGTTTTTCTGGAGCAGTGTAAGTTACGGTAACACCCGAACCGTGTCTGGCCATGCGCGGGTCTCTGCGCGAGATGCTGACAGAGGAAACAGTGGGAACGATGGACTGGGGGGTCTGCACAGGTGGGGCCAGATTGTTAGGGTCCTCTTGGTAAAGTTGTGGCTGTGACTCCAGAACAGCCGCGTCTATGGCAGACTGGTATGGTGGAGGGATGAGCTGCTGGTAGGCCGTGGCCACTTGTGGTTGGCTGACAGCACTGGCTGACTGCAACTCTTGTCTGGATGGGTCGTatttctttgtgtgtttgttttttttggatgcAAGCTCATCTTCTGTCTTCTGACCTAAATCAAAAAGTGAGAAAGACATTAGATGGAAGCAGTGTATGTACAAAGTCatgcaaaaccttttttttttctttaatactgTAGGGTAAACAACAGCTAGCACTATTTGACAAAGTGCAAttcctggagaaattgcatgtgacTGCTGAAAGCTAATATATGAATGCTTGTGGAATGCTtacgaagtaaattgaaagataaattgtgtGATAATTGCAAATACCAATTGTAGATGATTGACAAATGGAAAAAACGAAAACGGACTGCATTCAGTTCAAGGTGGGATCGAAACATCACCTCCTATTTATTGGACAGTGATTATGACATGAAATAGAAGTTACACGGAAATGCACACCAATGgggaaacatttttattaaatgttgaaatgtgcaaaaactgtaagtaatgtggaatcagccAATATACTGTTATCGCCCAGGATGCCGTGAATTTTTCAAGCAAGttaaaatttgaacggtgtaaatcagaTGTGGGAGTTTTTGTACGTCAAAAAAGCGAGTGGAATAAAAtgatataagtaaataaataatggcaaaaaaaacaaaaaacaacaacaatagaaGTGTGAGCATTCACACAATTATATTAAAGGGTTACTTTACTTACttagccatttttggtagtcaaacaatattttgcctataataaaatttatattttcattatttttcatggacaattagtaccttttaaaagcacattttgaaacttgctgtcgactgaaaatgacatcacacgagctcaggtaaccaatcacagctcagctttgtcaatgtcacatgaccaaacctagaaaacaggtgagctgtgattggtaacTTGAGGCcttctgatgtcattttcagtcgacagcaagttgcaaaatgtgtttttaaaggtactaattgtacgtgaaaaataatggaagtatcaaattaattatagacaaaatattaactttttattgctataatgggctaaataagtgaagtatccctttaatattataTTCATCACTGTAGTCTGACCATACATTGGCTGGCTTCTAACTGAGTTAGCTGTGCAGTACATCATGATTGGCTATGATGTCATTCAGTGGGCGTACAGTACGTGCGCATGCTTTGATGCTTACATGATTAGCACACGGTGTCAGGCAAAATGGGTTTTGACTAGATTTTGAATAGAAAAAGATTATTTGGTTAAGATGCAGGTTCTGGAAGTTGGCTGTGGTCAATTATATCAAGAGGAGTGAAACACATTTTAGCTAGTAAGCCTATTAAAATTATTCTCATTTGTAATCTCTAGTTTTGGCATTATTGTTTCATAAATGGCCACTAATGTATTCAAGCAAAATACTAGACTTTGGAATTCCAATTGTTTTAGTATAATTCAACAATAACGTGGAAATATTGAAACATTAGGCAATATTCTAAATTTAAAGATACACACAATTTGTTGGAATTAACGTTACcacccatccattcattttctgtacTGCTTATTATCCTCACAGTAATACTTGATTCATTCAAGAACACAGTGTAAGAGATAATCAGATAAACAAATATCCCTTTCTGACCAGACTCATTTACCTGTGCATATTTTACAGTTGAGGTCAAACAGATGAGTCCTATGTTCCGATGTTGTGTCTTTGAGCATGCTACTGAAAATATCTGGCATACTACTGCCCCCCTCAGTAGCAGATGGCTGAGGTGCAACTGAAGCAGTAAGGCTGGGCTCATCTTGGTCCTGAGGGAATACAATAGGCTTGATGTTAAATCTTAAAAAGAACCGTAACAACTTTCTGGACAGCCATGATTCAACGCAGTAGTTGCAAGTTGGTTGAGTGCTTTTTTGAGCAAGAATAATAAGAGGAAGACCAAAAAGTTGAAGAGCACTATTACCTAGGTTACAGTATTAACTTGCAAAGGTGAAGAAAAAGCGTGAAAAGCAGTAGAAAGACAGTGTGCCAGCACTTACTACAGCAGAAGCCATGCGAGAAGATGAAGCTGTGGCAGAGATACATACATCTGCGTCTGATGGGGGTGGGGCATCCTCCACATCCATGCTATGAGAGTCGTACCTATTGCTTGTTTTGGAATGACCTGAATGGGCCCTTCCACCTGAGGACTGGGCCTACGAGTAATAACGTAATTTAAGACATCTCTTCAAGAAGTCAAATTACCATTCACTAAACCATTGTAGTTTGAAGGTTAAGAAATATTTACCTGTGGTGGATCAGGTTTCTTCCACTCAGACATCTCCTTGGAAGTCATTTCGTCAGCACTCAGCCTGACCAGTCGGAAAGGCGAAACCTCACCTCCAATCACCCTGTAGAAAAGGCCCTGAAGCACAGCCCATTCATTTAACTTCTCCATTCAAAATtagaaaaggttttttttttgttttttttttgtttttttttgtttgtttttgtttttgtaatgacaCGAAATTATAATCTAATAACTTACTTTGTTTTTCGGGTCTTTGAGGTTGAACATGAGTGACCGGTACTTGTTTTTGTACTTGCTATCAGTGCTGAGGCAGATGTTGAACATCTCTTTTTCAATGCCAACAGCTAGCCGCGCGACCTCGCTCTCCGTCATTTTCAGATCATCGCTGTCACTCACCCTAGCAGCAAGACGTACAAAAGAGTGTTGTATTTCAATCAATCCTACACAAAGTatgaacatatatacatattaactcattcactcccagccatgttcatgttctattgctatcaaaacatggaacctaccaaaaatgtctcttctttcatcagaaaaaaaacaaacaaaaagtatttttttttatctgtgtttatgttttgtagcaattagcattagaatagagccaagtttcatcattattcacaaacctgttgaaaatactggggaaaaagagcttgctgcaacatggacctggttgatctcttatatttgccacctgctggacgttttttgggggatttttttgttttttttaataagtaccATCACTTTCAGCgaccgcttcaggtcagaaactgcatcaaagccttcatacaaaaactctagcataaaaaaaacaaactaaaaaacgtataaatacgtttttgggagcgaatgagttaaggactCTCACCTCTTGTAGAGGATGTCTGTCAGAGAGCGTCGGATGTTCTGCCTCATCTGGTGGTTGGGGGGCGGTGGCATAGGGGGTGCAGAGGATGCTGCTGGATGGTGAGACCTTGGGGATGAAGAGTGACTGGGGGGAGCTGAAGACACTGGAGATGATGGAACTCTTGACGACGACGAGGATTGATGCTGGGACGGAGACTCTTTTTGTTGAGGTTGCTTCTTTGGAATGGTGAAGTTGGTCTTGGTGACTCTTAGTGCCCCCGTGACATGGATCGGGCCCGGCGGGTAAGGGGATGGGGGCGTGGTGGTGGTCGTCCGCAGTTTCTTGGACTTTGCTGTGGATTTACTGGGAGGAGTGGAAGGTCTCTTGGGTGCCTTGGAGCTGCTGGAATGAGAGGATGACTTCTTGCCCTTTGGAGACACCTTGGATGCCCGAGTGGCCATGGTCTTCTTCCCTTTGGTTGGGGTCTTGGAATCAGAGGAAGGTTTAACACGAGCTGGGACccgtttctttttttgcttctcTTCTTTGGGAGGGGctgcacacaaaataaaaagggtgggggggggacacTTTAAAATATGCTACCAATCACAATATTGATAAATGACTGTGGCATCAATCGTTTGGCACAGATGAGCACACAAACCACAAGAACAATTTAGGCTTTAGTAATTTAGTACAGCCAGTAGTTTGATtgcatatataaataattataacCACATGTATTTTTAGAGGTCATTTAGCGGTCACAACAGTGATGCTGTACATCTTGCCTGACAAAAAGACCTGACATGTAGATTTCATTTTCAGTGACTGAGCACCATTGATTAGCGCATAACCAGCTTATCCAACCTGAGTTTTAAGTAAACTTGTGAATAGTAAGCAATTATAACTCAGAATTCACCATTTAAAGTACAGTAACCTACATTACATCAT
Encoded here:
- the LOC144024532 gene encoding uncharacterized protein LOC144024532 isoform X2; protein product: MEENVSPELSVAHEPEKSQDHMDSCSQGDGEERPSEEKQTLSTESGKVAEETIEKPDQSSKANSELKKTWAFRRSTVAQREMPVEAATDNQESRYPVRRSGRQSKRTDKLEEFLSTTKRVLRKSAPPTLESGDPPSQTPTDAETASEASFDGNAEIKTVEDKPEPSDRRTRSSTREQTRRTAKTGRWTRQSKSATLKDEGSSDNEDSGDGAELQSKDVEKSGKGTVVSKMDDGNASKEQHQPELDLEKKDEEKENIKGEAQEEDDDEDDDEDEDDYDDDETTEKPALLAKRGPIRTYINKKKAANVNTSPAKASAPVQVVGKTGKPQEEDDDSDEDGSSSSSSSSDSDGGYDPNALYCICRQKHNKRFMICCDRCEEWFHGDCVGITEARGRLMERNGEDYICPNCTAKKSQVIRPATSMLSLGIDVAKTKASIDLPLRASAAIADLSPAATLVAAAPQLPSTSAGTDDKGVEDIGIKGRIEKATNPTGKKKIKIFQPTVQQATPPNDDQKGAPMPEKPECPTPEPKAAPEMEQEKVASNVEVKTTEAEEAEKLVKQEDVSLPKCIGPGCENNAQPDSVYCGDDCILRHAAATMKSFTEVKEPKSKSQKTTSASKRGAARQTRSKKDSKEDSESDEGDDDYVPDEDDEDAHAVEQPPPPATASWCSDHNYIAVPPEKTSSISTTVLNKKSPPKEEKQKKKRVPARVKPSSDSKTPTKGKKTMATRASKVSPKGKKSSSHSSSSKAPKRPSTPPSKSTAKSKKLRTTTTTPPSPYPPGPIHVTGALRVTKTNFTIPKKQPQQKESPSQHQSSSSSRVPSSPVSSAPPSHSSSPRSHHPAASSAPPMPPPPNHQMRQNIRRSLTDILYKRVSDSDDLKMTESEVARLAVGIEKEMFNICLSTDSKYKNKYRSLMFNLKDPKNKGLFYRVIGGEVSPFRLVRLSADEMTSKEMSEWKKPDPPQAQSSGGRAHSGHSKTSNRYDSHSMDVEDAPPPSDADVCISATASSSRMASAVDQDEPSLTASVAPQPSATEGGSSMPDIFSSMLKDTTSEHRTHLFDLNCKICTGQKTEDELASKKNKHTKKYDPSRQELQSASAVSQPQVATAYQQLIPPPYQSAIDAAVLESQPQLYQEDPNNLAPPVQTPQSIVPTVSSVSISRRDPRMARHGSGVTVTYTAPEKPINAMIELPIIAPLDVGAKAPLPMPPAPPPSLALSKPSKTSTSEPPPEGETAIFLHGQERIWKGFINMQSVAKFVTKAYLVSGSFEYLKEDLPDTIHVGGRISPNTVWDYVGKLKTSLSKELCLIRFQPATEEEEVSYVSLFCYFSSRKRFGVVANSTRRIKDLYLIPLSSKDPLPSKLLPFDGPGLEPARPNLLLGLLICQKDRKRPGVSLEPEEKRSKMQIKDIDDTGGLPKPPLSVKVERSTRQSLEIPFSTTPPGSPPASSSGTPNVAVTTSSAVSLLASVKAPATSSITDVESSSSSVPAAAAATATPLQTILNTLFGKKKHDSEASNSPSDQGAESSIPHSTMLDPIVQQFAQISKEKQIEEDEDDRPYDPEEEYVPSMGYSVPNKPVEVVNKPEVVPDEGDDIAYDPEDDSIFDEVKATALDETGKSSCEDITDSEKILASLKQKANQTFQKQEGECMPSTPSTGASQTPPNLLGSSQLLQLGRKVEELVKSSSSTPTINQRRDPRQSRESCPVASSTTETTDEPLDKEEMSSESDGSSPPQQSIHEPQLPSVGHVPDSSQEPERPLPMEEEKSETLPFMETEKEEVSIPLLGESLDPDLEYDFIEEKEVNKMREEQAEAIQAEIEKDKYSVWSNTSVLKSSKDSEYDDNSQDSAICSSYNEPPNSSIITSTIPVLGDTHSHHSRHHMAKLDFDIDYRPPNDIPPQSNFLPPQPMHGQSPMMRPPPISVPPPIQGISSMSAPQSMQGFPPAIHGPPPSVLGPPIQADNTRPFGLPPTPFPPYQNQWPRTQLPPPPPQQQPLSRPPPPNLIPPRGPPPLYPPIGQRGPTPQIFDPIIPPQHSSQQGPPPGFPLPPTFDGQNQLPPPRFTGPPPPFNFPGNRGPPPQFTGPPPGHFDNRLPPPSHFSGPRVPLPSQYGDHTIQPPIQIQPQAIDQNRDSREQYSKDNRPFTHVDQNQNHPQNIFKDSPGRSYRLPPSQYDESRGRPSNVEISRQHINPHKFVVPRLHSPPHRGALNERIAPPPLQENRDKFVVPRLHSPPHRGALNEHIAPLPLQDNRDKFVVPRLHSPPHRGALNEHIALLPFQENRDKFGVPRLHSPPNRGALNEHIALLQENRAIRDQSQPFGGSERYRFDRFSDEERPVRHTGPLLPTPTEPPIGLPTRIGAHSPDMRRDDYWRRHSPEVMRRTSTNREDSEPRSTELLSHFEVGHREHASGSSQLEERLKELSSESITDRDLRDIPAHVRSLWERSQAKRWSSREPEWDRSRERDRSRERDRSRERDRSRERDRSRERDRSRERDIDRDSSRERERRERDIDRDSSRERERSKGKESDKHKEAEVERHKDQDTDKRRDRDREREKDRARDRESDRREYDRERGRNRDKERERDRERDKRRDRSRSRDRDRDRGKDRDKEKDSDKERERDRDKDGDRERDRERDRDKDGDRERDRERDRDKDGDRERDRERDRDKDGDRERDRERDRDKDGDRERDRERDRDKDRDRDRGREKDRDADKDRDRDKDRDREKEKDRGRDKDRPRDRDRDRDRDKDRDRDKDRDRDKDRGREKDRDREKDRDREKDRDREKDRDREKDRERDRGRDRRETSRVREKREDKNSKHEKSKEKEKTTENDKKSS
- the LOC144024532 gene encoding uncharacterized protein LOC144024532 isoform X4, encoding MPVEAATDNQESRYPVRRSGRQSKRTDKLEEFLSTTKRVLRKSAPPTLESGDPPSQTPTDAETASEASFDGNAEIKTVEDKPEPSDRRTRSSTREQTRRTAKTGRWTRQSKSATLKDEGSSDNEDSGDGAELQSKDVEKSGKGTVVSKMDDGNASKEQHQPELDLEKKDEEKENIKGEAQEEDDDEDDDEDEDDYDDDETTEKPALLAKRGPIRTYINKKKAANVNTSPAKASAPVQVVGKTGKPQEEDDDSDEDGSSSSSSSSDSDGGYDPNALYCICRQKHNKRFMICCDRCEEWFHGDCVGITEARGRLMERNGEDYICPNCTAKKSQVIRPATSMLSLGIDVAKTKASIDLPLRASAAIADLSPAATLVAAAPQLPSTSAGTDDKGVEDIGIKGRIEKATNPTGKKKIKIFQPQTVQQATPPNDDQKGAPMPEKPECPTPEPKAAPEMEQEKVASNVEVKTTEAEEAEKLVKQEDVSLPKCIGPGCENNAQPDSVYCGDDCILRHAAATMKSFTEVKEPKSKSQKTTSASKRGAARQTRSKKDSKEDSESDEGDDDYVPDEDDEDAHAVEQPPPPATASWCSDHNYIAVPPEKTSSISTTVLNKKSPPKEEKQKKKRVPARVKPSSDSKTPTKGKKTMATRASKVSPKGKKSSSHSSSSKAPKRPSTPPSKSTAKSKKLRTTTTTPPSPYPPGPIHVTGALRVTKTNFTIPKKQPQQKESPSQHQSSSSSRVPSSPVSSAPPSHSSSPRSHHPAASSAPPMPPPPNHQMRQNIRRSLTDILYKRVSDSDDLKMTESEVARLAVGIEKEMFNICLSTDSKYKNKYRSLMFNLKDPKNKGLFYRVIGGEVSPFRLVRLSADEMTSKEMSEWKKPDPPQAQSSGGRAHSGHSKTSNRYDSHSMDVEDAPPPSDADVCISATASSSRMASAVDQDEPSLTASVAPQPSATEGGSSMPDIFSSMLKDTTSEHRTHLFDLNCKICTGQKTEDELASKKNKHTKKYDPSRQELQSASAVSQPQVATAYQQLIPPPYQSAIDAAVLESQPQLYQEDPNNLAPPVQTPQSIVPTVSSVSISRRDPRMARHGSGVTVTYTAPEKPINAMIELPIIAPLDVGAKAPLPMPPAPPPSLALSKPSKTSTSEPPPEGETAIFLHGQERIWKGFINMQSVAKFVTKAYLVSGSFEYLKEDLPDTIHVGGRISPNTVWDYVGKLKTSLSKELCLIRFQPATEEEEVSYVSLFCYFSSRKRFGVVANSTRRIKDLYLIPLSSKDPLPSKLLPFDGPGLEPARPNLLLGLLICQKDRKRPGVSLEPEEKRSKMQIKDIDDTGGLPKPPLSVKVERSTRQSLEIPFSTTPPGSPPASSSGTPNVAVTTSSAVSLLASVKAPATSSITDVESSSSSVPAAAAATATPLQTILNTLFGKKKHDSEASNSPSDQGAESSIPHSTMLDPIVQQFAQISKEKQIEEDEDDRPYDPEEEYVPSMGYSVPNKPVEVVNKPEVVPDEGDDIAYDPEDDSIFDEVKATALDETGKSSCEDITDSEKILASLKQKANQTFQKQEGECMPSTPSTGASQTPPNLLGSSQLLQLGRKVEELVKSSSSTPTINQRRDPRQSRESCPVASSTTETTDEPLDKEEMSSESDGSSPPQQSIHEPQLPSVGHVPDSSQEPERPLPMEEEKSETLPFMETEKEEVSIPLLGESLDPDLEYDFIEEKEVNKMREEQAEAIQAEIEKDKYSVWSNTSVLKSSKDSEYDDNSQDSAICSSYNEPPNSSIITSTIPVLGDTHSHHSRHHMAKLDFDIDYRPPNDIPPQSNFLPPQPMHGQSPMMRPPPISVPPPIQGISSMSAPQSMQGFPPAIHGPPPSVLGPPIQADNTRPFGLPPTPFPPYQNQWPRTQLPPPPPQQQPLSRPPPPNLIPPRGPPPLYPPIGQRGPTPQIFDPIIPPQHSSQQGPPPGFPLPPTFDGQNQLPPPRFTGPPPPFNFPGNRGPPPQFTGPPPGHFDNRLPPPSHFSGPRVPLPSQYGDHTIQPPIQIQPQAIDQNRDSREQYSKDNRPFTHVDQNQNHPQNIFKDSPGRSYRLPPSQYDESRGRPSNVEISRQHINPHKFVVPRLHSPPHRGALNERIAPPPLQENRDKFVVPRLHSPPHRGALNEHIAPLPLQDNRDKFVVPRLHSPPHRGALNEHIALLPFQENRDKFGVPRLHSPPNRGALNEHIALLQENRAIRDQSQPFGGSERYRFDRFSDEERPVRHTGPLLPTPTEPPIGLPTRIGAHSPDMRRDDYWRRHSPEVMRRTSTNREDSEPRSTELLSHFEVGHREHASGSSQLEERLKELSSESITDRDLRDIPAHVRSLWERSQAKRWSSREPEWDRSRERDRSRERDRSRERDRSRERDRSRERDRSRERDIDRDSSRERERRERDIDRDSSRERERSKGKESDKHKEAEVERHKDQDTDKRRDRDREREKDRARDRESDRREYDRERGRNRDKERERDRERDKRRDRSRSRDRDRDRGKDRDKEKDSDKERERDRDKDGDRERDRERDRDKDGDRERDRERDRDKDGDRERDRERDRDKDGDRERDRERDRDKDGDRERDRERDRDKDRDRDRGREKDRDADKDRDRDKDRDREKEKDRGRDKDRPRDRDRDRDRDKDRDRDKDRDRDKDRGREKDRDREKDRDREKDRDREKDRDREKDRERDRGRDRRETSRVREKREDKNSKHEKSKEKEKTTENDKKSS